GCTCGGTTCGCGACAGCGACGCGAAGTAGCTGTACAACCACCGGCCGGACGCTGTTGCGGCCGCGCGCGCGTAGGCGAGTGAGACGGCCAGGGCCACATCGGTGCCCAGGACCGGTAGTTGTCCGTCGAGCCACGCATCGACGGCTTCCTGACCGTCACGGCTTCGGTCCGAGAGTGCTGAGAGGGCCTTGACCACGTCCACAGGCGGAGGGGAACCGATGCGCAGGTAGTCGGTCACCGGCCGTTCCCGGCGGCCCGGCTTGATGGCCACAGGTGCGGAGCCACGGCCGATGGTCCCGTCGCTCAGGACGAGTTCCGCCTCGGCGGCCACTCCGCCACCGCTGTTCACGATGGCCCGGACCTTTACGTCGTGGATACCCGGCGGCGTCACGGCCGGACCTTCATGAGGAAGCGCATGAGATCCACCGCCCGCCCGACCGGCAGGCCGCCCCGTGCCGCCTGAGTCTCGGTCAGCCGGGTGGTGCCATCGGATTCGAGGCCGGGGGCGCGGACCAGCGCGGGCACTGGATCGTCGGAATGAATGCCCAGTTCGCACGGGGTGGCGTGATCAGAGGTGACGGCGATGACGTCCTGCGGACCGGCAGCGTCCAGCAAGGGGCGCAGAAAACTGCCGTCGATGAGTTCGATGGCCTGCTTCTTGTCGTGCGGCCGATTGTCATGGCCCGGCTCGTCGGGTCCCTTGAGGTGCAGGAAGACCACGTCGGTGCCGGCATCGAGGACCTGGCGGACGGCTCGGTCCAGGTAGACGGCCTCCGACTCCCCGGGCTCCGGCATGCTGTAGGCGAACTCGGCGCCCATGAGCTCGGCCAGGCCCCGCTCTGCGGGGATCTGGCCCATGATCGTCAGGGAGCAGCCGAACTTCTCCCGGAACCAGGCCAAGGACTTCGGTGGGTCGCCGCCGTCCCGGACCAGGAGAAGGTTGGCGGGCATGTCCCCGGAGGCGAGCCGCTCCTGGTTCACGGGGTGAGAGCGGAGGACGGCGGAGGAGCGCTCCACGAACGCGTTGACGACGTGGGCCGCGCGGACCGCCGCCGGAGCCGGGGTGCGGGGGCGGGCGGGCAGCGGTCGGGGGTCGAAGCCCGGGACCGGGAAGCCGAAGGGGCCGACGTTGCGGAAACCGGGGTCGGTGTTGGTGACCTGCCCGGACAGCTCGCCTGTTTCGGCGGTGAACGACAGGATGCCGCGGTGCCGGTTGAACGCGAACAGATCGAAGCACACTCCCAGATCTGCCAGCGATACCTGATCGCGGACGGCCGCTGCGAGAGCCTGAAGCCGACCGTCGTCGAGTCCGCGTGCCGTGCGCCGGTCCAGGGTGCCGCCCGATTCGTCACGGCTGGCGAAGTTGACCCGGAAGGCGATGGTGCGGCCGTCATCGCGGACCATGCCGAGCCCGTACCCTTCCAACGGGCCGCGTCCCGTGTACTGGAGGAGCGGGTCGTACGACAGCAGTGCCATCGCGCCGGAGTCGGACTCCGGCCAGATTCCCTCCCCGATGACGGTGATCAGGGACGACCGTCCCTGACGGGCAAGTTCGTCCAGGGCGGGTGTCCGTGCCGCGTCCAGGGGAGTGCGTTGGCCGAGAGCGGCCACCGGTCGGTCGGCGGCACCGTCCAGCACGATCACGTAGACCTTGGCCATGCTCACCTCGCTGCTGTCGTCCGCGAGGCGACCCTGGCCGGTATGCGGTGCGCTACGAGGAAGTCGCGGGTGGCGACGGGCACCAGGTGCTCCCAGCCTTCCCCCGCGGCCATGGCCGCGCGAATCCGGGTACCGGAGATCTCCTTGTGGGCGGAGCGCCACAGGATTTCCGTGTGGAAACCTAGCCCGCGCAATCGCGCGGTCTTCTCCTCTCCCCAGGCGTCGTAAACCGTCAGGAAGTGTACGGCGTCCAGGGGCGCGTAGTTGGCGAGTTCCCCGGGCGACTCGATGGGGAAGGGGACGATGTCGAACTCGTGCCCGCTGAGTCCGTCGGCGTACAGACATGACGAGATCATGGTCATGCGCTCGTAGTATGTGAGCGGGTTCGCGGCCGGGTCCTTGCGATGGGGTGCCGTCCGCTCCAAAGGCGCCTCGGCGGGGTCCGGTGAGGTGATTCCCACCAGCAGGCGGTGGCACCGCCGCTTGGCGGCGAGTACGTAGCGTAAGTGGTCCCTGTGGAAGATCTGGAACCGGCCGTGTGCCATGCCGAGTTCCACCTTGGCTCCGGCGCCGTTGTCTTCGCTCACGCATCACTCCTCACGACGATCTGTTCACCAGGTCCGTCCGGGCGGCCGAAGTGCGCGCCCAGCCGGGGTACGTAGTCCGTCTTGCGCAGCATGAGGCGGTTCTCCCGTGCGACATCGTCGACGAACCTGAGGTCCAGGACCCGCTCCAGGAGCGCCCGGGTACGGGGTTCGGGGCAGACGACGACAGTGATGCCTTCGACAAGGCCGACGACAGACACAAAGCAGTGGTCGGCGTCCTCCCGCCGGGCGATCGCACGGATCGAGTCCAGGAGGTCGCCGCGTTCGGTGACCGCCGTCGGTCGGGAGCACTCGATCTGCACGATCACCACATGGCTGTCGCCCTCGGCACCGAAGCGGAACCGCTTGGCGTGCCTGGACAGCAAGGTGGTGGTGTCGTGCGTCGCGGGCGCGTGGTCCATTGCCGCCAGCAGTTCCTTGACGAAGGCAGCCGGGAAATCCGTCACTCTACGCAGGCGGTCGAGGGCGTGATGATCGCGGTCCGAGGTGGA
This DNA window, taken from Streptomyces sp. SCSIO 30461, encodes the following:
- a CDS encoding DHH family phosphoesterase; protein product: MNGRQRPSRYVFSYVNPDTDGVGGSLAYAEWACHVGAETYTPVLWGALDAATRTALRHYAVQAPSTLDSLPPDCRVVLVDTHHLAQLPARLDPRQVVEVIDHHPHGDTAAFPNARVQNEAVGAAATLVAERFDGAGILPSPPVAGLLASAIVCSTWNLTAPSTSDRDHHALDRLRRVTDFPAAFVKELLAAMDHAPATHDTTTLLSRHAKRFRFGAEGDSHVVIVQIECSRPTAVTERGDLLDSIRAIARREDADHCFVSVVGLVEGITVVVCPEPRTRALLERVLDLRFVDDVARENRLMLRKTDYVPRLGAHFGRPDGPGEQIVVRSDA
- a CDS encoding CMP-5'-phosphonoformate--3-phosphoglycerate phosphonoformyl transferase encodes the protein MAKVYVIVLDGAADRPVAALGQRTPLDAARTPALDELARQGRSSLITVIGEGIWPESDSGAMALLSYDPLLQYTGRGPLEGYGLGMVRDDGRTIAFRVNFASRDESGGTLDRRTARGLDDGRLQALAAAVRDQVSLADLGVCFDLFAFNRHRGILSFTAETGELSGQVTNTDPGFRNVGPFGFPVPGFDPRPLPARPRTPAPAAVRAAHVVNAFVERSSAVLRSHPVNQERLASGDMPANLLLVRDGGDPPKSLAWFREKFGCSLTIMGQIPAERGLAELMGAEFAYSMPEPGESEAVYLDRAVRQVLDAGTDVVFLHLKGPDEPGHDNRPHDKKQAIELIDGSFLRPLLDAAGPQDVIAVTSDHATPCELGIHSDDPVPALVRAPGLESDGTTRLTETQAARGGLPVGRAVDLMRFLMKVRP
- a CDS encoding nicotinate-nucleotide adenylyltransferase, producing MSEDNGAGAKVELGMAHGRFQIFHRDHLRYVLAAKRRCHRLLVGITSPDPAEAPLERTAPHRKDPAANPLTYYERMTMISSCLYADGLSGHEFDIVPFPIESPGELANYAPLDAVHFLTVYDAWGEEKTARLRGLGFHTEILWRSAHKEISGTRIRAAMAAGEGWEHLVPVATRDFLVAHRIPARVASRTTAAR